The DNA region ATgacattagatttttttttctttttaattgacaTCCCTCCAGTTAGAGCTGTTGCCGACAATTTTGACAAACTATCTATCTTGCTTAACCTTTTATTAAGTTACAATTAGAATGCTTTGGTTGGGATCCAGCTAGAATCGGCAATATTTTAGATAATAGGTGAACTcgatataaatttaatacaaaattagcgaGTTAGAGTTAAAATATGTCACATTTGATTAAATAGATCGGATTCATATTGATTTACGTAGTCTTATACATATGTCCCGTCATGATCCGTACTCGATATATGAtattaaatattgaaaattCTTGACATGCCTCATGAATCCCACATAAACCCAATATGCAATGAGTGGATTAAGATTAAGAAGTACTCTGacgtatttaattaaatgaaatataatatatataattttatacatatacCTCAACACAAATAAATCTAATTCAATGAAAGGCTTGAATGGGGTCTTGATCAATTAATTGGTTAATTTATCAGTGACTATAACACTGCCTAATAATTCAACccctttctttaaaaaaataataataattcgaACCCTTTCAGATGCCATGTGATAACGTGGTGGTTTTTCTAAATCAAGGAATATCACACTTAAATTCCAATAAATGCTTAACAAactagaattatatatataaaaaatggaTGTTTTTAATGCCATCAGAAGCTTCGAGTTATAACTGTTCTTCGTCTTCTCTAGATCATTCACATGCCTCGAGACCAGGCTCAAAAAGATTCCATCTAATTAACTATTCATGCAAATTAATAAGACATGCAGTCCACTGTCATAAACCCTAATAGACAAAGGAATAGGATCCCTTGAGATGGAGATTAAATTCTGTTAGAGGTGCCAATTTGTGATTATGTGTCGGGTTTAAATACTGTTAATTATggatataaaactatatagttAAACTTTAACCcgacacatttaattaaacacataCTCGCCTCTCAACCTTAAAAAGTATATTTCATGTCGAGTTTAATTTTACTTCATGGATAAGAAAATTTCATTCacaagaaaagaggaagaagcaAAATTAGATGATCATAATACCTCTCagcacccatatatatatatatcatcatagCCAGCTACTCAGTTGTAAAATCTTTCTCAGTGCAAGTTACAGTGAACTAATTAAGCAACAAACAAGGGCTTCCACATGGTATCCAGaaactatatacatatatatattactcaCGAAGCAATACCTTGATAATGGATGAGTAACAGCCTCTAAACCTATAATTCATGAGTAATCGGCGACTGAAGCACAAATGAGTACGACCGTGACGACCGCGAAGATGtaaatgatgaagaagaagacgacgaCGAAGAAGAAGCCGGCGGTGAAGATGGTACTTGACATTCTTTCCTCCCATTGCACTTGGGGAAGATGGTGTCCAAGAGAGTAGGCCTCGAGCTCTTTCTAACGGCGGGTCGTTTTGTGGCGGCGGGAAAGTAAGCCGGTGGTGGTGTGAGAGGAGGAAGAGCAGTAATATTCTCGCGGAATTTGAGCTTAGGAGTACCTGGTTCAGATTCCCACTTGAATGGAACGGAAGCGGATGCTCCTCCGTGATAGTCTTCGCTAGCCATTAATTTCTGCTAGGCATAAATGCAGAGGGCCTAGCAAAGGAAATGTTCCTTTAAATAGGGTTTCTATCAATTTTTGTCAAtcatttgttaaaatattaatttaataattaaatttatcttttttattttttattttttaattattattgagataaaaataaaactaagtCTGCGCCGAAGATTGCGATTTATTTTTAGTAGGAAAGAATTTCATGCATACAAATAAAAAGTATTAAGGGGTAATGGTGCTCACGTacactaaaataatatttagtagatGCATGTCAAGAAGTGCTCATGTGGGTGGTGCGTGGGTGGCGCTCCGCTGCTTCTGCAACATGCAATTACCAAAATTCTCAGAGCCATATGagtttctcctttttcttttttcttttttcttttttagttatttcctggtttaattaattgattataaGTTCAAACAACATTGACTTGGAGATGCAATTGATCAGCAAGAGGCACAACACATGCAGCTCCCTTGCAGCACGTCTGATCAaatcattttatatatgttttgttcgtTCATATATAGAGTTGGAAATTGACCAGTAATTAAAACATCAATGTCTACTAAGtcatatattaattttcttcaaaaaaaaaaaaaacaatttctctCCTTATCAATTTTATCCAAGATCTATTAAAGAGAAAAACGTGTCATTCGataattaaaaataacgatAATGAAATAATTACAACTTAAAACACTTCAGCTCAAAGAGTAATCTAATTTGAGGCTTGAGTAGTCTTGCTTTAATAGTAAACAAAACAAGATTAGGTAGaagtatatataaaagaaatatgcTTACATAATAAAGATTTGTCTGTCATCacatttaaattgtttattataCATCAAATGAATATATTAATGTAAAGTCAGTTGAGATAATTGGGCACAGAGAAATTCAATGGGCATACCATATCATGAGTTTAATCTCTTAATCAAATTTGAAGTATGAATTATTTAAATTGGGTTCACACACTTGTACCAAAAGTCGCCTGTTGCTAAATGCCAAGTATACGTCATTTCCATGTAAGCCGGCATGGCTCCTAGCCAAATTTCCTAATTTGTCAACCCATTAGAATTAATTAgggtcaataattttttacacgaatTTATGATATCTATACAAAATTACAATGTTTAGTTTAGTGTAATGTAATTCAGATCAAACCAAGTTGACCCACTTAAACATGATTAGTAATTGATAAACTTCAGGTTAATTAACCTGCTTAACTCGCAATTGATTTTCACAGTTCAATCTACTTTCCATTATGTTAATAATTAATGTTGATGTTTGTTTACGTAGACAAAGTTTATGGGactataatattaattatttggatTAGATATGTTGCTGAGAAGTTTTGTtatgtttattaattatagaTACAGATAGATGTCAATTGTTAAATTG from Corylus avellana chromosome ca10, CavTom2PMs-1.0 includes:
- the LOC132163188 gene encoding uncharacterized protein LOC132163188; the encoded protein is MASEDYHGGASASVPFKWESEPGTPKLKFRENITALPPLTPPPAYFPAATKRPAVRKSSRPTLLDTIFPKCNGRKECQVPSSPPASSSSSSSSSSFTSSRSSRSYSFVLQSPITHEL